A stretch of Acidobacteriota bacterium DNA encodes these proteins:
- the truA gene encoding tRNA pseudouridine(38-40) synthase TruA: protein MPRYKLIMEYAGTRYSGWQIQTNARTVQGELHRALEEATRGRQFETYGSGRTDAGVHALGQVVHVDLPNALPPDTLVARINDGLPHDINVLSAERMPPRFHARHSAVARRYRYQLSRRRSAFEKPYVWWVREPLDLVRMRAAATHLVGFADFRSFTDDDPEEKSTQVLLQELTLTEQDHLIIVHVMGSHFLWKMVRRIVGVLVEVGKGGLKPGDVQRLLQKESPLTAKLTAPAAGLFLERVDY, encoded by the coding sequence GTGCCTCGTTACAAACTCATCATGGAATATGCCGGCACGCGGTACTCCGGCTGGCAGATTCAGACCAACGCCCGCACTGTCCAGGGCGAACTCCACCGGGCCCTTGAGGAGGCCACGCGCGGCCGCCAGTTCGAGACCTACGGCTCGGGCCGCACGGACGCGGGAGTCCACGCGCTCGGGCAGGTCGTTCACGTGGACCTGCCCAACGCGCTGCCTCCAGACACTCTGGTGGCGCGCATCAATGACGGGTTGCCGCACGACATCAACGTGCTCTCGGCCGAGCGCATGCCTCCGCGCTTCCATGCGCGTCACAGCGCCGTGGCGCGGCGCTACCGCTACCAGCTCTCACGCCGCCGGTCTGCCTTCGAAAAGCCGTATGTCTGGTGGGTCCGCGAACCGCTTGACCTCGTCCGCATGCGCGCCGCCGCCACCCATCTGGTGGGCTTCGCCGACTTTCGCAGCTTTACAGACGATGACCCGGAGGAGAAGTCCACGCAGGTCCTGCTTCAGGAACTGACGCTCACCGAGCAGGACCACCTGATCATCGTGCACGTCATGGGGTCGCACTTCTTGTGGAAGATGGTTCGGCGGATTGTCGGGGTACTCGTGGAAGTCGGGAAGGGCGGGCTCAAGCCTGGCGACGTCCAGCGACTGCTCCAAAAAGAATCCCCGCTGACGGCGAAACTGACTGCGCCGGCAGCGGGGCTCTTTCTCGAACGAGTTGACTACTAG
- a CDS encoding MBL fold metallo-hydrolase, whose translation MFLKRFFEPKVAQTSYMIGCPGAGAAIVIDPNRDIDQYIKAAEAEGVKVTHVTETHIHADFVSGSRELAARTGATLYLSDEGDADWKYAFAAESGATLVKDGDRITVGSVLIDVVHTPGHTPEHISFLVTDSGGASEPIAVASGDFIFVGDVGRPDLLEKAANIKGTMEVGARALYASLQKFASQPDWLQVWPGHGAGSSCGKGISAIPHSTLGYERRFNWAFQTKSEAEFVAAVLAGQPEPPKYFAEMKRVNKVGPRILHGFKRPELLQVEALDAQLKAGAIVIDTRSATAYAAGYVPGTINIPLNASFTTWAGWLVPYNQDFYLIVDDASAGIDTAVRDLAMIGLDRIAGYFDAGVIDAWAAGERPLGTVPQVTVQDLQASLGHRAVTLLDVRNQNEWEGGFISGAQHINLGYLADHLADIPRDKPIVIQCAAGARSAIGASVLKANGFDNVINLIGGMGAWRKAGLPVESAR comes from the coding sequence ATGTTCCTGAAACGATTCTTTGAGCCAAAAGTGGCTCAGACCAGCTACATGATCGGGTGTCCGGGGGCCGGTGCGGCGATTGTGATCGACCCGAATCGCGATATCGATCAGTACATCAAGGCGGCCGAAGCCGAAGGCGTGAAAGTCACGCACGTCACCGAGACGCACATCCATGCCGACTTTGTGTCGGGCAGCCGCGAACTTGCGGCCAGGACCGGCGCCACCTTGTATCTGTCGGATGAGGGCGATGCAGACTGGAAGTACGCGTTTGCTGCCGAGTCGGGCGCCACGCTCGTGAAGGACGGCGACCGCATCACGGTGGGCAGTGTGCTCATCGACGTGGTGCACACGCCCGGGCACACGCCGGAACACATCTCGTTTCTCGTGACGGATTCAGGCGGCGCGTCCGAACCGATTGCCGTCGCGTCGGGCGACTTCATCTTTGTAGGCGACGTGGGCCGGCCGGACCTGCTCGAGAAAGCCGCGAACATCAAGGGCACGATGGAGGTGGGCGCCCGCGCGCTCTATGCGAGCCTGCAGAAGTTCGCGTCGCAGCCCGACTGGCTGCAGGTGTGGCCGGGCCACGGCGCGGGGTCGTCTTGCGGCAAGGGCATCAGCGCCATTCCCCACAGCACGCTCGGTTACGAACGGCGCTTCAACTGGGCGTTCCAGACGAAGTCGGAGGCCGAGTTTGTGGCGGCCGTACTGGCCGGCCAGCCCGAACCGCCAAAGTACTTCGCTGAAATGAAACGCGTGAACAAGGTGGGGCCCAGAATTCTGCACGGGTTCAAGCGGCCCGAGTTGCTGCAGGTCGAGGCGCTCGACGCGCAGCTCAAGGCTGGCGCGATCGTGATCGATACGCGCTCCGCCACCGCTTACGCGGCCGGCTACGTGCCGGGCACGATCAACATCCCGCTCAACGCCAGCTTCACCACGTGGGCCGGCTGGCTGGTGCCGTACAACCAGGACTTCTACCTGATTGTTGACGACGCCTCCGCGGGGATCGATACGGCGGTGCGCGACCTCGCCATGATCGGTCTCGATCGCATCGCCGGGTATTTTGATGCCGGCGTGATTGATGCCTGGGCCGCCGGTGAGCGGCCGCTCGGCACGGTGCCGCAGGTGACCGTGCAGGACTTGCAGGCGTCACTGGGCCATCGCGCGGTGACCCTGCTCGACGTGCGTAACCAGAACGAGTGGGAGGGCGGGTTCATTTCGGGCGCCCAGCACATCAACCTCGGGTATCTCGCCGATCATCTGGCCGACATCCCCCGCGACAAACCCATCGTCATCCAGTGCGCCGCGGGAGCGCGATCGGCGATTGGTGCGAGCGTGTTGAAGGCGAATGGCTTCGACAACGTCATCAACCTGATCGGCGGCATGGGCGCGTGGCGCAAGGCCGGGCTGCCGGTGGAATCGGCACGCTGA
- a CDS encoding MtrB/PioB family outer membrane beta-barrel protein, with protein sequence MRKLTSLLILAVALVPATALAQTAAATEAPLTRGWADFGVRGTSITGDSARYERYRDLGDGLFLEGFKLRSESKGWFFDFDASHVARSDQRYIGRFTRPGQFKGWATWDQIPMLLSRTTRSPYTLVNGNEFRLDDAIQLQLQNLSTTARPAALLDLVNGSPTFELKSKRHSGEAGFEFLPVTEASLKVNFKHTTREGAQPFGGSFGHGQVVEFAAPIDHSLTDFDGSAEYERGRMLLRAGYSGSWFTNNVTSVLFDNPLRATDISGTPSVGRLSLPVSSTRLGVNGMISIKMPRKSRLTAYASMSTLKDDNGAVLPLTSNSAVLAAAGSPQRATLNAEAKTTAANISFVSRPSSLVSVNLRYRYFDYDNQTPEYEAARRVSYDGSLSTPATPLHSEPFGMLRHTLDADIKFTPKGPVALTFGATRHQEDRTFRIYESTVDNSMRIKVDTLGTGLVSVRAMYEYAQRRGKGFDVKILTDVTEQPGMRHFDLAERDRNRFTLVGSFMPVTNWALNLSTAIGRDDYLNSEFGLRDNNHNVYSAGVEGSPSERFNVGASYSFEDYNSLQRSRQANPGAQTLDPSRNWATDAGDKVHSILLNADVLKVAEKLDLFFRYDYNRTRANYEYITGAVLNRTLPEEAIVPTTLPTPVALPEIKSDLTRASVDAVYEINRHISLGVTYWYDKYDVQDFTLDTTAQSPTAIVTGTNMLLYYTYAPYKAHTTWGRVIVKW encoded by the coding sequence ATGCGCAAACTCACCAGTCTTCTGATTCTTGCGGTCGCCCTCGTTCCGGCCACCGCGCTCGCACAAACCGCGGCGGCCACTGAGGCCCCGCTGACCCGTGGCTGGGCGGACTTCGGCGTCCGCGGCACCAGCATCACCGGCGATAGCGCCCGATACGAGCGTTACCGCGACCTGGGCGACGGCCTCTTCCTGGAAGGGTTCAAGCTGCGCTCGGAGAGCAAGGGCTGGTTCTTTGATTTTGATGCCAGCCACGTCGCCCGCTCGGACCAGCGCTACATCGGCAGGTTCACGCGCCCCGGCCAGTTCAAGGGCTGGGCCACGTGGGATCAAATCCCGATGCTGCTGAGCCGGACCACACGCTCGCCCTACACGCTGGTGAACGGCAACGAGTTCCGGCTCGACGATGCGATTCAGCTGCAACTGCAGAACCTGTCGACGACCGCACGGCCGGCAGCGTTATTGGATCTGGTCAACGGGTCGCCCACGTTCGAGCTCAAGTCCAAGCGGCACAGTGGCGAAGCCGGGTTCGAGTTCCTGCCGGTCACTGAGGCGTCGCTGAAGGTCAACTTCAAACACACCACGCGCGAGGGCGCGCAGCCGTTTGGCGGGTCCTTCGGCCACGGTCAGGTGGTGGAGTTCGCCGCGCCGATCGACCACTCACTGACCGACTTTGACGGGTCGGCCGAATACGAGCGCGGCCGGATGTTGCTCCGCGCCGGCTATTCCGGGTCGTGGTTCACCAACAACGTGACCTCGGTCTTGTTCGACAACCCGCTGCGTGCCACCGATATTTCCGGCACGCCGTCGGTCGGCCGCCTGTCGCTGCCGGTCAGCAGCACGCGGCTCGGCGTGAACGGCATGATCTCGATCAAGATGCCCCGCAAGTCGCGGCTCACGGCCTACGCCTCGATGAGTACGTTGAAGGACGACAACGGCGCGGTGCTGCCGTTGACCAGCAACTCGGCGGTGCTTGCCGCCGCTGGCTCGCCCCAACGCGCCACGCTCAACGCCGAAGCGAAGACGACCGCGGCAAACATCAGCTTTGTCTCGCGCCCGTCATCGCTTGTGAGCGTGAACCTGCGCTACCGGTACTTCGATTACGACAACCAGACGCCCGAGTATGAAGCGGCCCGGCGTGTCTCGTACGACGGTAGCTTGTCCACACCCGCTACGCCCCTGCACTCCGAGCCATTCGGCATGCTGCGTCACACGCTTGATGCGGACATCAAGTTCACGCCGAAGGGACCGGTCGCGCTCACGTTCGGCGCCACCCGGCACCAGGAAGATCGCACCTTCCGCATCTATGAGTCCACCGTGGACAACTCGATGCGCATCAAGGTGGATACGCTCGGCACGGGTCTGGTCAGTGTGCGTGCGATGTATGAATACGCGCAGCGCCGTGGCAAGGGCTTCGACGTGAAGATCCTGACGGACGTGACCGAGCAGCCCGGCATGCGGCACTTCGATCTCGCCGAGCGCGATCGCAATCGGTTCACGCTGGTCGGATCGTTCATGCCCGTCACCAACTGGGCGCTCAACCTGTCGACGGCGATCGGTCGCGACGACTACCTGAACAGCGAGTTCGGCCTGCGCGACAACAACCACAACGTGTATTCGGCCGGGGTCGAAGGCAGCCCGAGCGAGCGGTTCAACGTGGGCGCATCCTACTCGTTCGAGGACTACAACAGCCTGCAGCGGTCGCGCCAGGCGAACCCGGGCGCCCAGACGCTGGACCCGTCGCGCAACTGGGCGACGGACGCCGGCGACAAGGTGCACTCGATCCTGCTCAACGCGGACGTCCTGAAGGTCGCCGAGAAGTTGGACCTGTTCTTCCGCTACGACTACAACCGCACGCGGGCCAACTACGAATACATCACCGGCGCGGTGTTGAACCGTACGCTGCCCGAAGAGGCCATCGTGCCCACGACCCTGCCGACGCCGGTGGCGTTGCCGGAAATCAAGAGCGATCTGACGCGGGCCTCGGTGGACGCGGTCTACGAGATCAACCGGCACATCTCGCTGGGCGTGACGTACTGGTACGACAAGTACGACGTGCAGGACTTCACGCTCGACACGACCGCGCAATCGCCGACAGCGATCGTGACCGGCACCAACATGCTGCTCTACTACACGTATGCGCCCTACAAGGCACACACGACGTGGGGGCGCGTCATTGTGAAATGGTGA